The following nucleotide sequence is from Pseudonocardia abyssalis.
CGCGATGCCCGGACGCAGACCCGCGGTGTCGGCGGGGGCGAGGTCCGAGGCGACGGGGACGTGCTCGGGCTCGGCGTGGGCAGCGGCGAGGAGGTCCTGCTCGCCGCCGAGGACGGCGCCGACTCCGGGGCCGCCGTCGAGGCGCCGGCCGAGCTGCTCGCCACCGACCTAGACACGCCTGACCCCCACGCACGACGACGGCGCGGTGCCCTCCCCTCGGGGGCACCGCGCCGTTCGTCTGTCCCGGGTGGGTCAGCGGCGCAGCGAGGCGACCAGCTCGGCGGTGCTGCGCCGGCGGCCCCAGGCCAGGATCGAGACCAGCACCAGGTAGACCGCGGGGACCGCGACGAGCGGGCCGCCCACGAACACGAGGGTGGCGATCACCGCGCCGATCATCAGCAGCACCAGGCCGGTCGCGGCCAGACCCATCAGTCGCGGGATCAGCAGGCCGAGCGCGCCGAGCAGTTCGATCGTGCCGATCCCGTAGAGGCCGACGTTCCCGAGGCCCATCATCTCGAAGCCGGCGACGGCCTGGGGGTCGGCGGAGAGCTTGGAGTACGCGGAGAACAGGTAGGCCACGACGATCAGGCCCTGCAGCACCGCGAGGGCGATGCTCCCGGCGCGCCGGGAGCTGGTGCGGGTGCTGGTGGTGGCGGTCATGTCGTCTCCCCGGTTCGGCGGTGCTCGTTGTCAGTGAGACGGCCGGCGCCGGGAGAACTCATCGGTCGGGCGGGGGATCGATCTGCGCGGTCGCCGTCCCGGTGGCGACGACCGTGCCGTCGGGGCCGTGCAGGGCGGCGGCGAGGAAGGCGACGTCACCGCGTCTGCGCAGCACCCGGCCGGTCCCGGTGAAGCGGCCCGGACCGGCGGGGGCCAGGAACACGGCGCTCAGGTCGAGCGTCGACGGGAAGCGGCCCGGCGGGAGCGTCGCGATCAGCGCGGGCCCCATCGTGTCGTAGAGCATCGCGGAGACGAACCCGCCGAGGACGTGCCCGCGGACGTCGAGGAACGCCTCGCCCATCGTGAACGCGACCTCGATGGTGCCGGCGTCGACGTCGACGTCGACGAACTCCCAGCCGAGCGTCCGTGCGGCGGGAGGCATCGGGGCGCGGCCGGCGACGGCGTCCCAGAAGGGTCCGGTGCGGTCGGTCATGCGTCCAGGGTGTCGTACGCGGCGAGCAGTTGGGCCTCGGCCGCGTCCAGGTACTCGGTGACGGCGTGGGCCGCGGACTCCCGGTCGCCGGACTCCAGGAGGCCGCAGATGGCGTCGTTGCGGGTCAGGTACGGCTCGAAGAACTCGCGGACGTCGGGCATGCGGTGGAAGACCAGGCGCATCTCGGCGAGCAGCAGGCCCATCTGCTGGTCCAGGCGCGGGCTGCCTGCCAGGCCGACCAGCGCGCGGTGGAAGTGCTGGTTGGCGCTTCCGACGGCGCTCCAGTCGTCGACCGCGGCGGCCGCCCGGCCCTCTCGCACGGCGGTGCGGACGAGGGCCACCTGCTCCGGCGACCACGCCTCACCGTGGCGGACCGCGGCGGGCTCGATGACGCGACGGGCCCGGTAGACGTCACGCACGGCGTCACGGTCGGGGCGCGCGACGAACACACCGCGGTTGGCCTCGCGCACCAGCACCCGTTCGGCCACGAGCTGGCTCAGCGCCTCGCGGACGGTGTTGCGGGAGACGGCCAGCGCGGTGCACACGTCCTGCTCCGGGAGCCGCTCGCCGGGGCGCAGCCGCCCCTCCACCACCTCCTCGCGCACCGCGTCGGCGACCCGCTCGGCCGTGGTGGACCGGGCGACGAGTGCCCGCGCGCGGCCGAGGGAGGCGAGGGCGTCGGCCGAGGTCATGGCGCCAGCCTAGGTGAAGGACGTGTTTCCGATCCGCCGATACTCTTGTCGGATTGTTGAACAATCCCTACGCTCACCACATCTGGCGTGAGGGAGGACACAATGGCCGAGAACGTGAAGGCAGCAATCGGATCGGCGACGAGCCGCAGTGCGGTGCTCGGCGCGATGTTCCTGATGGCCACCAGTGCCATCGGGCCGGGCTTC
It contains:
- a CDS encoding DoxX family protein, giving the protein MTATTSTRTSSRRAGSIALAVLQGLIVVAYLFSAYSKLSADPQAVAGFEMMGLGNVGLYGIGTIELLGALGLLIPRLMGLAATGLVLLMIGAVIATLVFVGGPLVAVPAVYLVLVSILAWGRRRSTAELVASLRR
- a CDS encoding PaaI family thioesterase, with translation MTDRTGPFWDAVAGRAPMPPAARTLGWEFVDVDVDAGTIEVAFTMGEAFLDVRGHVLGGFVSAMLYDTMGPALIATLPPGRFPSTLDLSAVFLAPAGPGRFTGTGRVLRRRGDVAFLAAALHGPDGTVVATGTATAQIDPPPDR
- a CDS encoding GntR family transcriptional regulator; this encodes MTSADALASLGRARALVARSTTAERVADAVREEVVEGRLRPGERLPEQDVCTALAVSRNTVREALSQLVAERVLVREANRGVFVARPDRDAVRDVYRARRVIEPAAVRHGEAWSPEQVALVRTAVREGRAAAAVDDWSAVGSANQHFHRALVGLAGSPRLDQQMGLLLAEMRLVFHRMPDVREFFEPYLTRNDAICGLLESGDRESAAHAVTEYLDAAEAQLLAAYDTLDA